From the genome of Rosettibacter firmus, one region includes:
- a CDS encoding anti-sigma factor, translated as MSDTAVHEMIAAFAIGCMDKENFIQFKDYVDNGGELPEGALGELQNIVSLIPTILEIETPKESLKDEVAKKLISLQDEIKTRIREERRKTLMGKTFNNYAEKPQKPTFQLSNLTKSTIVKEEEKEKEKQAKINGSVIPEKPLQYITPQQTLPHVKEKSGSIIGWIALLITIVLFSILSYYSFTSIESLNRQIEELNHDITLFRGELSRTNNFINNYLSFIEFFNYKDVIIVNLNSVDPNDKAMARVFLSFDVREGLIQFKNVKPLPPNQAYQLWAVSKGISYSMGVYNPGSNEYIHINSFPFIPKENIEFLKVTIESSTGSPTPSAQNYLIGNFPQTGKSK; from the coding sequence ATGTCTGATACTGCTGTACATGAAATGATTGCAGCTTTTGCAATTGGCTGTATGGATAAAGAAAATTTTATACAGTTTAAAGATTATGTTGATAATGGTGGCGAACTCCCTGAAGGTGCACTGGGTGAATTGCAAAATATTGTATCACTCATACCTACAATTCTGGAGATAGAAACTCCAAAGGAATCACTTAAAGATGAAGTTGCAAAAAAATTAATTAGCCTGCAGGATGAAATTAAAACAAGAATACGAGAAGAACGAAGAAAAACTTTGATGGGCAAAACATTTAATAACTATGCAGAAAAACCACAAAAGCCAACTTTTCAATTGTCAAATCTTACAAAGTCTACAATAGTTAAAGAAGAAGAAAAAGAGAAAGAAAAACAAGCAAAAATTAATGGCTCGGTTATTCCAGAAAAACCACTTCAATATATTACACCTCAACAAACATTACCGCATGTAAAAGAGAAATCTGGTAGTATTATAGGCTGGATTGCTTTATTGATTACAATAGTTTTGTTTTCAATTCTAAGTTATTATTCTTTTACTTCCATTGAATCGTTAAATAGGCAAATTGAAGAATTAAATCATGATATCACTTTGTTTAGAGGTGAACTTAGCAGGACAAATAATTTTATAAACAATTATCTTTCATTTATAGAATTTTTTAATTACAAAGATGTAATAATCGTAAACTTGAATAGTGTTGATCCAAATGATAAAGCAATGGCGAGAGTATTTCTTTCATTTGATGTTCGAGAAGGATTAATACAATTTAAAAATGTTAAACCACTTCCTCCAAATCAAGCATATCAATTGTGGGCAGTAAGCAAAGGAATTTCTTATTCAATGGGAGTTTATAATCCAGGCAGTAATGAATATATACATATAAACTCATTCCCATTTATACCTAAGGAAAATATAGAATTTTTAAAAGTTACTATTGAATCCAGTACAGGTTCACCAACTCCCTCAGCACAAAATTATCTTATTGGTAATTTTCCTCAAACTGGTAAGTCTAAATAA
- a CDS encoding RNA polymerase sigma factor gives MGKFTELTDLELMQQIANFESRALEELYDRYSPLLYTIIKKIVMDESTAEKVLVDVFVIVWRKTSKFDFRHGNVYSWLVTLARNKAVDTLRRSRNSLSASQVYDDDYEDYFIIPTFLPDMDSLDLNTAMSLQPKVERALSKLTDTQKYVLHLAYYEGYTIDEIADKLNVPVETVRSKVMNALHSFRDNLTKE, from the coding sequence ATGGGCAAGTTCACTGAGCTAACAGATTTAGAATTAATGCAACAGATAGCAAATTTTGAATCACGTGCTCTCGAAGAATTGTACGATAGATATTCACCACTCTTATACACAATCATTAAAAAAATTGTGATGGATGAATCAACGGCTGAAAAAGTTCTGGTTGATGTTTTTGTTATTGTCTGGCGTAAAACAAGCAAATTTGATTTTAGACATGGGAATGTTTATAGCTGGCTTGTAACACTTGCACGAAATAAAGCTGTTGATACTTTGCGAAGAAGTAGAAATTCACTTTCTGCATCTCAAGTTTATGATGATGATTATGAAGATTATTTTATAATTCCAACATTTTTACCAGATATGGATAGCCTCGATTTAAATACAGCAATGAGTTTGCAGCCCAAAGTAGAAAGAGCTTTATCCAAATTAACAGATACACAAAAATATGTTCTTCATTTAGCCTATTATGAAGGATATACTATTGATGAAATTGCAGATAAATTAAATGTACCTGTTGAAACTGTTAGAAGTAAAGTTATGAATGCACTTCACAGCTTTAGAGATAATTTGACAAAGGAGTAA
- the alaS gene encoding alanine--tRNA ligase: MTSSEIRQQFLDFFASKGHKIVPSAPVVPQGDPTLLFTNAGMNQFKDVFLGIGTRDYKRAADTQKCIRVSGKHNDLEEVGHDTYHHTFFEMLGNWSFGDYYKREAIQWAWELLTEVWKLPKERLWATVFRTDDEAYNLWKEVTDINPDHILRFDEKDNFWEMGETGPCGPCSEIHINLSDDYNNPKWVNAGKPECIEIWNLVFIQYNRDENGKLHELPSKHVDTGMGFERITAVLQGKKSNYDTDIFTPIINSIEKLSGLKYDYNLPAEDKSINGLNNVAMRVIADHIRTLTFAIADGATPSNDGRGYVLRRILRRAARYGRKLNLKEPFLYKLVDVVANQFINVFPEVKENQSKIEKVIKAEEESFNITLDRGIELFENLIDKLKKKNEKVIPGNEVFKLYDTYGFPVDLTNVMARENGFTIDENGFNKLMEEQKQRARKSTKEKLSSVNIIINSTDDFQISSNNPTEFTGYDELKTNATIIGIKNENEKSFIILDKSPFYVESGGQVSDTGNITINDTHLPVINLTKINNQIIHITENESNIKLSVGDKVIATVDEKRRWDIMRNHSATHFLHKALREILGTHVQQSGSYVGPDRLRFDFSHFQKLTESELEAIESLINEKLRENLPLIHYRNIPFDEAKNMGALMFFGDKYGDKVNVVQFGNYTMEFCGGTHVKNSSQIGLLKIISESSIASGIRRIEAVTGAGVEKFIKELESKIIKNEELYEKVLDEKKKLEKELSELKLKEKLTLIDTIIKNPNDVNGIKIYKGKVIAENMDELKSMGDELRNKIKSGIGLLISEIDKKVGIVCVVSDDLIKDKKFSAGKIVGEVAKIIGGGGGGRPHLATAGGKEINKINDALNSIEKIISQI; encoded by the coding sequence ATGACATCCAGCGAAATAAGACAACAATTTTTAGATTTCTTTGCATCTAAAGGTCATAAAATAGTACCAAGTGCTCCTGTTGTTCCTCAGGGAGATCCTACTTTACTTTTTACTAATGCAGGAATGAATCAATTCAAGGATGTATTTTTAGGCATTGGAACACGCGATTATAAAAGAGCTGCTGATACACAAAAGTGCATTCGTGTTTCAGGAAAACATAATGACCTTGAAGAAGTTGGACACGATACTTATCACCATACATTTTTTGAGATGCTTGGAAACTGGTCTTTTGGAGATTATTATAAACGAGAAGCAATCCAGTGGGCATGGGAATTATTAACTGAAGTCTGGAAACTTCCAAAAGAAAGACTATGGGCAACTGTTTTTAGAACTGACGATGAAGCATACAATTTATGGAAAGAAGTAACAGATATAAATCCAGACCACATTTTAAGATTTGACGAAAAAGATAATTTCTGGGAAATGGGTGAAACCGGTCCATGTGGTCCCTGCTCAGAAATTCATATCAACTTAAGTGATGATTATAACAATCCTAAATGGGTTAACGCAGGTAAACCTGAATGCATAGAAATATGGAATCTTGTTTTCATTCAATATAATCGTGATGAAAATGGCAAATTACACGAATTGCCTTCCAAACATGTTGATACAGGTATGGGATTCGAAAGAATAACAGCTGTGCTTCAGGGCAAAAAATCAAATTATGACACAGATATTTTTACCCCAATAATAAATTCAATTGAAAAACTCTCGGGTCTAAAATATGATTACAATCTTCCTGCAGAGGACAAATCAATTAATGGACTTAATAATGTAGCAATGAGAGTTATTGCTGATCATATCAGAACTTTAACATTTGCTATTGCAGATGGAGCAACACCAAGTAATGATGGTCGCGGATATGTTTTAAGAAGAATTTTAAGAAGAGCTGCTCGTTATGGAAGGAAGTTGAACTTGAAAGAACCATTTTTATATAAGCTTGTTGATGTTGTCGCCAATCAATTTATTAATGTTTTCCCAGAAGTAAAAGAAAATCAATCAAAAATTGAAAAAGTAATTAAAGCAGAAGAGGAAAGCTTTAATATTACTCTCGATAGAGGAATTGAACTTTTTGAAAATCTGATAGATAAGCTTAAAAAGAAAAATGAAAAAGTTATACCCGGTAACGAAGTCTTCAAACTTTATGATACTTATGGTTTTCCTGTTGACCTAACAAATGTTATGGCAAGAGAAAATGGTTTTACAATTGATGAGAATGGCTTCAATAAATTAATGGAAGAACAGAAACAACGTGCACGAAAATCTACAAAAGAAAAACTTTCTTCTGTTAATATTATAATAAATTCAACAGACGATTTTCAAATATCATCAAATAATCCCACAGAATTTACAGGTTACGATGAATTAAAAACCAATGCTACAATTATTGGAATTAAAAATGAAAATGAAAAATCATTTATTATTCTGGATAAATCTCCATTTTATGTTGAATCAGGTGGTCAGGTTAGTGATACAGGTAATATAACAATCAACGATACACATCTACCAGTTATAAATCTCACAAAAATTAATAACCAAATTATTCATATCACAGAAAATGAATCTAATATTAAACTAAGTGTTGGCGACAAAGTAATTGCTACAGTTGATGAAAAAAGAAGATGGGATATTATGCGTAATCACTCTGCGACTCATTTTCTACATAAAGCATTACGAGAAATTTTAGGAACACATGTTCAACAATCAGGATCGTATGTTGGTCCGGATAGATTACGATTCGATTTCAGCCACTTCCAGAAATTAACAGAATCTGAACTCGAAGCAATTGAATCATTAATTAATGAAAAGCTAAGAGAAAATTTACCTCTCATACATTATCGCAACATTCCATTTGACGAAGCCAAAAATATGGGTGCGTTAATGTTTTTTGGTGATAAATATGGCGATAAAGTTAATGTAGTTCAGTTTGGTAATTATACAATGGAATTTTGCGGTGGAACTCATGTAAAGAACAGTTCACAGATAGGTCTACTAAAAATTATAAGTGAATCTTCCATTGCAAGTGGAATTAGAAGAATTGAAGCAGTTACTGGAGCTGGTGTAGAAAAATTCATAAAAGAACTCGAATCAAAAATTATTAAAAATGAAGAGCTATACGAAAAAGTGCTTGATGAAAAAAAGAAACTCGAAAAGGAATTAAGTGAACTAAAACTAAAAGAAAAATTAACACTCATCGATACAATAATTAAAAATCCCAATGATGTAAATGGAATAAAAATTTACAAAGGAAAAGTAATTGCAGAAAATATGGATGAACTAAAATCAATGGGAGATGAATTAAGAAATAAAATTAAAAGTGGAATCGGATTATTAATCTCTGAAATAGACAAAAAAGTAGGAATAGTATGTGTTGTATCAGATGATTTGATTAAGGATAAAAAATTCTCGGCTGGAAAGATAGTGGGAGAAGTTGCAAAAATTATTGGCGGGGGTGGCGGCGGTAGACCTCATTTAGCCACTGCTGGCGGAAAAGAGATAAATAAAATAAACGATGCTCTAAATTCTATTGAAAAAATTATTTCACAAATATAA
- the rlmD gene encoding 23S rRNA (uracil(1939)-C(5))-methyltransferase RlmD, producing MKKGDLIELEITDYAFEGKGIAKIVKEIHSQTEDNPKKFVIFIDSSYPGDKIIAQLNKIKKSYAEGKIKEIISKSPYRVNPECKYFGVCGGCKQQDLDYKMQLKYKEEQVKDIFERLGGFSNFEINPIIPSDKIFFYRNKMEFSFANKRWLTENEISTMQELKDKNFALGLHIPNYFDKVLDIDECLLQSQLSNNILNLTRDFFKNKNATIYSTYTHTGYLRNLIIRQSTHTNDVMVNLVTSEENDELMLEYKNELLMSFPEITTIVNNINIKKSQVATGDYEIVYYGSGFIYDYIGDYKFRISANSFFQTNTTQAEKLYNVALDFASFSGNEIVYDLFSGAGTIPVFISKYVKEVFGFESVASAINDAHVNIELNNITNFKPLLVDLNKSFIPLIKQQNLPSPDVIIIDPPRSGMNPKTINDILKLKPDKIIYISCNPATQARDLKLLCENTYKLTRIQPVDMFPHTYHIENVALIEKTN from the coding sequence TTGAAAAAGGGAGATTTAATAGAACTTGAAATAACAGATTACGCTTTTGAAGGCAAAGGCATTGCTAAAATAGTAAAAGAAATTCATTCTCAAACTGAAGATAATCCCAAAAAATTTGTGATATTTATTGACAGCTCGTACCCTGGCGATAAAATAATCGCACAATTAAATAAAATTAAAAAATCTTACGCCGAAGGGAAAATAAAAGAAATTATTTCAAAATCTCCTTATAGAGTAAATCCAGAATGTAAATATTTTGGTGTTTGTGGTGGATGCAAACAACAGGATCTCGATTATAAAATGCAATTAAAATATAAAGAAGAACAGGTAAAAGATATTTTTGAAAGATTAGGTGGATTCTCCAATTTTGAAATTAATCCTATAATTCCTTCTGATAAAATATTTTTCTATAGAAATAAAATGGAGTTCTCTTTTGCAAATAAAAGATGGCTCACAGAAAACGAAATATCAACTATGCAGGAATTAAAAGATAAAAATTTTGCTCTCGGATTACACATTCCAAACTATTTTGATAAAGTTCTTGATATTGACGAATGCTTATTACAATCACAATTAAGCAATAATATATTGAATTTAACAAGGGATTTCTTTAAAAATAAAAACGCCACAATTTATTCAACTTACACTCACACTGGATATTTGAGAAATTTAATAATCAGACAATCTACTCATACAAATGATGTTATGGTAAACCTTGTAACATCTGAAGAGAATGATGAATTAATGCTTGAATACAAAAATGAATTACTAATGTCATTTCCAGAAATAACAACGATAGTTAATAATATAAACATAAAAAAATCTCAGGTTGCAACTGGCGATTACGAAATTGTTTATTATGGTTCTGGTTTCATCTACGATTATATAGGAGATTACAAATTTAGAATAAGTGCTAATTCATTCTTTCAAACAAATACAACACAAGCTGAAAAACTCTACAACGTTGCACTGGATTTTGCTTCGTTTAGTGGAAATGAAATTGTGTACGATTTATTTTCAGGTGCGGGCACAATTCCAGTATTCATTTCAAAGTATGTTAAAGAAGTTTTTGGATTTGAAAGTGTTGCTTCTGCAATAAACGATGCTCACGTAAATATTGAATTAAATAATATTACAAATTTTAAACCACTTCTTGTGGATCTTAATAAATCTTTCATCCCTTTAATTAAACAACAAAATTTACCTTCTCCAGATGTTATAATAATTGATCCACCTCGAAGTGGAATGAATCCCAAAACTATTAATGATATTCTGAAATTAAAACCAGATAAAATAATTTATATAAGTTGTAATCCTGCAACACAGGCAAGAGATTTGAAGTTACTTTGTGAGAATACATATAAATTAACAAGAATACAACCTGTGGATATGTTCCCTCACACTTATCATATTGAAAATGTGGCTCTAATAGAAAAAACAAATTAA
- a CDS encoding ATP-binding response regulator, giving the protein MQTENKSLLINHLAHDINNILTRILNSVELLKKKISNYNEVSALLNNIENGTHIISELIEDTVWESKNKTPRKKRINLNTLINDLVNSFIVHLKDRINFILKLDQNLYPIEGKYIDFYRVLLNLITNAVESIKETGTITISTTNLESKFINEDELKLFNNQSFIQIKIADSGTGIESSVIPFIFDENFSTKGKSKNRGFGLTIVNNIIKNYNGSIKLKSEINKGTEFCITLPAIKIKTLKNNKEKKTILIAEDEIILQELLTELLESYNYDVITVSNGNEVITQLNSRTIPDILIIDQNMPDMDGILCIKKVKELYQDLPVILATGSQSNFMDDPELNQIINRIITKPYNIEELVSIIKELLD; this is encoded by the coding sequence ATGCAAACAGAAAATAAAAGTTTGCTAATAAATCATCTTGCTCACGATATAAATAATATTTTAACACGCATCTTAAACAGTGTTGAACTTCTCAAAAAGAAAATTTCTAATTATAACGAAGTAAGTGCTTTATTGAATAATATTGAAAATGGTACTCATATAATTTCGGAATTAATTGAAGATACTGTATGGGAATCGAAGAATAAAACTCCAAGAAAAAAACGAATTAATCTAAATACTCTTATTAACGATCTTGTTAATTCATTCATTGTTCATTTAAAAGATAGAATAAATTTTATCTTAAAACTTGATCAAAACCTTTATCCAATTGAAGGAAAATATATAGACTTCTATAGAGTTCTTCTCAATCTTATTACCAATGCAGTTGAATCAATAAAAGAAACTGGAACTATTACTATTTCTACAACAAACTTAGAATCAAAATTTATAAATGAAGACGAGCTGAAACTTTTTAATAATCAATCATTTATACAAATTAAAATTGCAGATTCTGGGACAGGCATTGAATCATCTGTTATCCCTTTTATTTTTGATGAGAACTTTTCTACAAAAGGTAAATCGAAAAATCGTGGTTTTGGTTTAACCATAGTTAATAATATTATTAAAAATTATAATGGCTCAATAAAACTTAAAAGTGAAATTAATAAAGGAACAGAATTCTGTATTACTTTACCAGCAATAAAAATCAAAACTCTAAAAAACAATAAAGAGAAAAAAACAATTCTGATTGCAGAAGATGAAATTATTCTTCAAGAATTATTAACCGAATTATTAGAATCTTATAATTATGATGTAATTACAGTCTCTAATGGAAATGAAGTTATTACTCAATTAAATTCCAGAACAATTCCCGATATTCTAATTATTGATCAGAATATGCCCGATATGGATGGAATTCTATGCATAAAGAAAGTTAAAGAACTATATCAAGATCTTCCTGTAATTTTAGCAACAGGTTCACAAAGTAATTTTATGGATGATCCCGAATTAAATCAAATTATAAATCGCATCATTACTAAGCCTTACAACATTGAAGAACTTGTTTCAATAATCAAAGAACTGCTGGATTAA
- a CDS encoding methyltransferase domain-containing protein codes for MNKILLPGTKYQLKFLFENLKDSPENILVIGAASEIIASEISNKYKVKINLIVDDYESFINSRISLGNNDNVNIILMDYETTDFNNDQFDLIYAQASISLTNRNKIIKEIKRVLKPRGYFCVGELVSLKKETPKFMQDIYEASNLLPLYIEDINKYYSERNFQVLKTLDLSNTLKEYYLTTLDKLKTEKEKLDEKEKAYYKKLLNRFSHESNAYLKLGGNKYLGFVSLLLQKGEA; via the coding sequence ATGAATAAAATACTATTGCCAGGAACAAAATATCAGCTAAAATTTTTATTTGAAAATCTCAAAGATTCACCAGAAAATATTCTTGTAATTGGTGCAGCGAGTGAAATTATTGCCAGTGAAATTTCGAACAAATACAAAGTAAAAATAAATTTAATAGTTGATGATTACGAATCATTCATAAATTCTCGCATTTCACTGGGAAACAATGATAATGTGAATATTATTTTGATGGATTATGAAACTACAGATTTTAATAATGACCAGTTTGATTTGATTTATGCTCAAGCATCAATATCACTAACTAATAGAAATAAAATCATTAAAGAAATTAAACGAGTATTAAAACCACGTGGTTATTTTTGTGTGGGAGAATTAGTCTCTCTGAAAAAAGAAACTCCTAAATTTATGCAAGACATTTATGAAGCATCAAATTTATTACCATTATACATCGAAGATATAAACAAATATTACAGCGAGAGAAATTTCCAGGTTTTAAAAACTCTTGATTTATCAAACACATTAAAAGAATATTACCTGACTACTTTAGATAAATTGAAAACTGAAAAAGAAAAATTAGACGAAAAAGAGAAAGCTTATTATAAAAAATTATTAAATAGATTCAGTCACGAATCAAATGCATATTTGAAATTAGGCGGAAATAAATATCTTGGTTTTGTTTCATTATTACTACAAAAAGGTGAAGCTTGA
- a CDS encoding PspC domain-containing protein — protein MDEKEIPNIFDDSQPDYDRKNFKAIERSRSDYIISGLCAGLGKYFNIDASYIRLFGILSLLIGFLPVYFYLIATLIFPPETSKQTISDEDKLRINKKNSYTLLGGTLMYISLVWLLISTGIMKKEELLYFDSILKNLTLLVFGVYLISKNFHESVYNNRSIASNEKRIILGVCNTLSNYLKIDVIIIRGFFIVGSLISTGILILLYLFLYLILKSRKVIINETQL, from the coding sequence ATGGACGAAAAAGAAATTCCAAATATTTTTGATGACAGTCAACCTGATTATGATAGAAAAAACTTTAAAGCCATCGAAAGGTCAAGAAGTGATTATATTATATCAGGATTGTGTGCTGGTCTGGGCAAATATTTTAATATTGATGCATCATATATTAGATTGTTTGGCATATTGAGTTTATTAATAGGTTTCCTTCCTGTTTATTTTTATTTAATTGCCACTTTAATATTTCCCCCTGAAACTTCAAAGCAAACCATTAGTGATGAAGATAAACTTAGAATAAACAAAAAAAATTCTTATACACTACTTGGTGGAACATTAATGTATATAAGTTTAGTATGGCTATTGATCAGTACTGGAATAATGAAAAAGGAAGAATTACTTTATTTCGATTCTATACTGAAGAATTTGACTTTATTAGTTTTTGGCGTTTACTTAATTTCAAAAAATTTTCACGAAAGTGTTTATAATAATAGATCCATTGCTTCTAATGAAAAAAGAATAATTCTGGGAGTATGCAATACTTTAAGTAATTATCTGAAAATTGATGTAATAATTATTAGAGGATTCTTTATAGTAGGCAGTTTGATTAGCACAGGTATTCTAATATTATTATACTTATTTCTCTACCTGATTTTAAAATCCAGAAAGGTCATTATTAATGAAACTCAATTATAA
- a CDS encoding sigma-54-dependent transcriptional regulator: MKDYKILIADDDETLCYLLKEELVNEGYNVDVVYDGKDAIENLKKKQYDVLLLDLEMREVHGEKVLNYVNDNHPSTQVIVLTAKSDIRTAIDCIKQGAYDFITKPYEFGQLCVTIERAIEHKNLILRNKILSSKVQAFQTNIIGESDSIKEVIRLAERAAKSDSNILLEGETGTGKELFAEFIHKNSNRADKPFVAINCASLPDQLIESELFGYEKGAFTDAKTSKQGLVEIANGGTLFLDEIGELSLTLQPKLLRFLENGEFRRIGGITNLSSSVRVIGATNKNLMEEAEKKNFRRDLLFRLNVITLKIPPLRERQNDVLLLAEYFLQKKSPIRATKKLSEEAKKELMRYNFPGNVRELEHMIERAIIFSDGDIIYPRDLNIPKDDFDFTNFVKDDGTIMTLEEVEKIHIKKALDAFKWNRENTARALGISQKTLYSKIIKYKLK; the protein is encoded by the coding sequence ATGAAAGATTATAAAATATTAATTGCCGACGACGATGAAACATTATGCTACCTTCTAAAAGAAGAACTTGTTAATGAAGGTTACAATGTTGATGTAGTATATGATGGTAAAGATGCAATTGAAAACCTCAAGAAAAAGCAATATGATGTTCTATTACTTGATCTTGAAATGCGTGAAGTTCATGGCGAAAAAGTTTTAAATTATGTTAACGATAATCATCCTTCCACACAGGTAATTGTTCTTACTGCAAAATCTGACATACGAACAGCAATTGATTGTATCAAACAGGGAGCTTACGATTTTATCACCAAACCATATGAATTCGGTCAATTATGTGTTACAATAGAAAGAGCAATTGAACATAAAAATTTAATTCTTCGTAATAAAATTCTTTCTTCAAAAGTTCAGGCATTTCAAACCAATATTATTGGCGAAAGTGATAGTATAAAAGAAGTAATTCGACTTGCAGAAAGAGCAGCCAAATCCGATTCAAACATTTTACTCGAAGGAGAAACCGGTACAGGAAAAGAATTATTTGCCGAGTTTATACATAAAAACTCAAATAGAGCTGATAAACCTTTTGTTGCAATTAATTGTGCATCGTTACCAGATCAATTAATAGAAAGTGAACTGTTTGGTTATGAAAAAGGGGCTTTTACAGATGCTAAAACTTCCAAACAGGGATTGGTTGAAATTGCAAACGGCGGCACATTGTTTTTAGATGAAATTGGTGAACTGAGTTTAACTCTTCAACCAAAATTACTCCGTTTTCTCGAAAATGGTGAATTCAGAAGAATTGGTGGAATTACTAATTTGAGTTCTTCTGTAAGAGTTATTGGAGCAACAAACAAAAATTTAATGGAAGAAGCTGAAAAGAAAAATTTTAGACGGGATCTTCTTTTCAGATTAAATGTAATCACTCTGAAAATTCCTCCTTTAAGAGAAAGACAGAATGATGTATTACTTTTAGCTGAATACTTCTTACAAAAAAAATCTCCAATACGAGCCACAAAAAAATTATCGGAAGAAGCTAAAAAGGAATTAATGAGATACAATTTTCCTGGAAATGTAAGAGAACTTGAACATATGATAGAAAGAGCCATTATTTTTTCTGATGGCGATATTATCTATCCACGCGACCTTAATATTCCCAAAGATGATTTTGACTTTACCAACTTTGTTAAAGATGATGGAACTATTATGACACTCGAAGAAGTAGAAAAAATTCACATTAAAAAAGCACTCGATGCTTTCAAATGGAATCGCGAAAATACTGCTCGTGCTTTAGGTATAAGTCAAAAAACTCTTTATTCAAAAATTATCAAGTATAAATTGAAATAA